From Streptomyces asiaticus, one genomic window encodes:
- a CDS encoding aldehyde dehydrogenase family protein, whose translation MPDTHEAVTHAFWLAGRKASGESTLEVTSPWDGRRVGVVSVPTDAQIEEAVAAADAVREEFAATPAHVRAAALDHVSRRLAERGEEIARLISDENGKPIKWARGEVGRAVSVFRFAAEEARRFNSGDAQRLDTDAGGTGRLALTRRFPRGTVLGIAPFNFPLNLSAHKVAPALAVGTPIILKPAPATPLSALILGELLAETELPAGSWSVLTVPNDRMPALVQDERLPVISFTGSEKVGYAIKESVPLKHCTLELGGNGAAVVLSDYAADADLDWAATRIGTFSNYQGGQSCISVQRVIADASVYEELVPKIVAAVEAQATGDPTEDATDVGPLISEDAAKRVESWVDEAVRAGAKLLTGGKREGSSYAPTVLADVPADVTLSCEEIFGPVLTLHKVADEDEAFAAVNDSKYGLQAGVFTREVRTAFRAHRALEVGGVIIGDVPSYRADQMPYGGAKRSGVGREGVRYAMEDYTYERVMVLTGLDL comes from the coding sequence GTGCCAGACACACACGAAGCTGTCACCCACGCGTTCTGGCTCGCCGGCCGCAAGGCGTCGGGCGAGAGCACGCTCGAGGTCACCTCGCCCTGGGACGGCCGCCGCGTCGGCGTGGTGAGCGTTCCCACCGATGCGCAGATCGAGGAGGCCGTCGCCGCGGCCGACGCGGTGCGTGAGGAGTTCGCCGCGACCCCCGCGCACGTCCGGGCCGCCGCGCTGGACCATGTGTCGCGCCGCCTGGCCGAGCGCGGCGAGGAGATCGCCCGGCTGATCTCGGACGAGAACGGCAAGCCGATCAAGTGGGCGCGCGGCGAGGTGGGCCGCGCCGTGTCCGTATTCCGGTTCGCGGCCGAGGAGGCCCGCCGCTTCAACAGCGGGGACGCCCAGCGGCTGGACACCGACGCCGGTGGCACCGGGCGGCTCGCGCTGACCCGCCGCTTCCCGCGCGGCACCGTCCTCGGCATCGCGCCGTTCAACTTCCCGCTCAACCTCAGCGCCCACAAGGTCGCCCCCGCGCTCGCCGTCGGCACGCCGATCATCCTCAAGCCGGCGCCCGCGACCCCGCTGTCCGCGCTGATCCTCGGCGAGCTGCTGGCCGAGACCGAGCTCCCGGCGGGCTCCTGGAGCGTCCTCACGGTGCCCAACGACCGGATGCCCGCGTTGGTCCAGGACGAGCGGCTGCCGGTCATCTCCTTCACCGGTTCGGAGAAGGTCGGCTACGCGATCAAGGAGTCGGTGCCGCTCAAGCACTGCACCCTGGAGCTCGGTGGCAACGGCGCCGCGGTCGTCCTGTCGGACTACGCCGCCGACGCCGACCTCGACTGGGCGGCCACCCGCATCGGCACCTTCTCCAACTACCAGGGCGGACAGTCCTGCATCTCCGTACAGCGGGTGATCGCGGACGCGTCCGTCTACGAGGAGCTCGTGCCGAAGATCGTCGCGGCCGTCGAGGCGCAGGCCACCGGTGACCCGACCGAGGACGCCACCGATGTCGGCCCGCTGATCAGCGAGGACGCCGCCAAGCGCGTCGAGTCCTGGGTGGACGAGGCCGTCCGGGCCGGTGCGAAGCTGCTGACCGGCGGCAAGCGCGAGGGCTCGAGCTACGCCCCCACCGTGCTCGCGGACGTCCCCGCCGATGTCACCCTCTCCTGCGAGGAGATCTTCGGACCGGTGCTCACCCTGCACAAGGTGGCGGACGAGGACGAGGCGTTCGCGGCCGTCAACGACTCCAAGTACGGCCTCCAGGCCGGCGTCTTCACCCGCGAGGTGCGGACCGCCTTCCGCGCCCACCGCGCGCTGGAGGTCGGCGGCGTGATCATCGGCGATGTGCCGTCGTACCGCGCCGACCAGATGCCGTACGGCGGTGCCAAGAGGTCCGGCGTCGGCCGCGAGGGCGTGCGGTACGCGATGGAGGACTACACCTACGAGCGGGTCATGGTCCTCACCGGCCTCGACCTCTGA
- a CDS encoding PucR family transcriptional regulator, with protein MPPTLASLVRHPGLKLSVLAGEDRLETPVRWAHVSELADPVPYMEGGELLLITAMQIEADDPEEMSRYVRRLVGAGVVGLGFALGVNYAEVPPALATAAKEEGLPLLGVPRRTPFIAISKAVSAAIAADQYRAVTAGFEAQRELTRAAIGAEGPAALLARLAAHVDGWAALYDVSGAVVAAAPDWAARRAARLTPDVERLRSRPGPGSIVVGGGCGPAGATGAEPAEDTAVADRVELQSLGTGRRTRGVLAVGTGAPLGTAERYAVHSAVALLTLTTERSRALQEAEQRLGAAVLRMLLAGEPDHARAVAGRLYGGLLDAPFRMLVAEVPSGGTAQQTHAAPAAADEATAELPTEATTTATGEAEAADPLGTLIDTMEAAAARIGESVLVVPDGERLIVLASDGGAAVAACAEHAQAVEARRGTKARPRDRAAAAARGGDELVIGLSAPAGPIAAAAAYRQAEQALSVARRRGRMLVEHEQVAAGSVLPLLADDAVRAFADGMLRALHEHDATGRGDLVASVRAWLSRHGQWDAAAADLGVHRHTLRYRMRRVEEILGRSLDDPDVRMELWLALKATAPGTST; from the coding sequence ATGCCTCCCACGCTCGCCTCACTCGTCCGCCACCCCGGTCTCAAGCTGTCCGTCCTCGCGGGCGAGGACCGGCTGGAGACGCCCGTGCGCTGGGCACATGTCAGCGAGCTGGCCGACCCCGTGCCGTACATGGAGGGCGGCGAGCTGCTCCTGATCACCGCGATGCAGATCGAGGCCGATGACCCGGAGGAGATGAGCCGCTATGTGCGGCGGCTGGTGGGTGCGGGCGTGGTCGGGCTCGGCTTCGCGCTCGGCGTCAACTACGCCGAGGTGCCGCCCGCGCTCGCCACGGCGGCCAAGGAGGAGGGGCTGCCGCTGCTCGGCGTGCCCCGCCGCACCCCCTTCATCGCGATCAGCAAGGCCGTCTCCGCGGCGATAGCCGCTGACCAGTACCGGGCCGTGACGGCCGGGTTCGAGGCGCAGCGCGAGCTGACCCGTGCCGCCATCGGCGCCGAGGGGCCCGCCGCGCTGCTCGCCCGGCTCGCCGCCCACGTCGACGGCTGGGCCGCGCTCTACGACGTCTCCGGCGCCGTGGTCGCCGCCGCCCCCGACTGGGCCGCCCGCCGCGCCGCCCGGCTCACCCCCGACGTCGAGCGGCTGCGCTCCCGCCCCGGCCCCGGGAGCATCGTGGTCGGCGGCGGCTGCGGGCCGGCCGGGGCCACGGGCGCGGAACCGGCCGAGGACACGGCCGTCGCCGACCGGGTCGAACTCCAGTCGCTGGGCACCGGGCGCCGTACGCGCGGGGTCCTCGCGGTCGGCACGGGCGCCCCGCTGGGCACCGCCGAGCGCTACGCGGTGCACTCCGCGGTCGCGCTGCTGACTCTGACCACCGAGCGTTCCCGCGCCCTCCAGGAGGCCGAGCAGCGGCTCGGCGCCGCCGTGCTGCGGATGCTGCTCGCGGGCGAGCCCGACCATGCGCGGGCGGTCGCCGGGCGGCTGTACGGCGGGCTGCTCGACGCGCCGTTCCGGATGCTGGTCGCCGAGGTGCCGTCCGGCGGTACGGCCCAGCAGACCCATGCGGCGCCCGCCGCCGCGGACGAGGCCACCGCGGAACTCCCCACAGAGGCCACCACCACGGCCACGGGTGAAGCCGAGGCGGCCGACCCCCTTGGCACGCTCATCGACACCATGGAGGCGGCCGCGGCCCGCATCGGCGAGTCGGTGCTGGTCGTGCCCGACGGCGAGCGGCTCATCGTGCTGGCCTCCGACGGCGGGGCGGCGGTCGCGGCATGCGCCGAGCACGCCCAGGCCGTCGAGGCCCGCCGGGGTACGAAGGCCCGCCCCCGCGACCGCGCCGCGGCCGCCGCGCGCGGCGGCGACGAGCTCGTCATCGGGCTGTCCGCCCCCGCGGGCCCCATCGCCGCCGCGGCCGCCTACCGCCAGGCGGAGCAGGCGCTGTCGGTGGCGCGCCGCCGCGGCCGGATGCTGGTCGAGCACGAGCAGGTGGCGGCGGGTTCCGTACTGCCCCTGCTCGCCGACGACGCCGTCAGGGCGTTCGCCGACGGCATGCTGCGCGCCCTGCACGAGCACGACGCCACCGGCCGGGGCGATCTGGTGGCCTCGGTGCGCGCCTGGCTCTCCCGGCACGGTCAGTGGGACGCGGCCGCCGCCGACCTCGGCGTCCACCGGCACACCCTGCGCTACCGGATGCGCCGCGTCGAGGAGATCCTGGGCCGCTCCCTGGACGACCCGGACGTCCGCATGGAGCTGTGGCTGGCCCTCAAGGCCACGGCCCCCGGCACCTCGACCTGA
- a CDS encoding ATP-binding protein — MDTEGTFDPRSTRHNPPPPPPPQSPPSFPAGPPPMPPTAPLAAPGAPPVPAPAARPSFVAWLRAPRSEAAPGVWTYEHKPKAPEEPDRIPGRRLLSGALIAILCTWLLWSLITKGYLGPYWLWPLRLLNAEDWFNRDGDKDMLKWIANGYETLWFLIIATIFSRVGHWPEVWRRYVAPLFRRAWDEPAPEAAAAGRPEGDPVEWPQLRAAGAHSAADRLAADARAGAMSDVDHARIERAWQSVRAGSNSLASFTDTVLRHGAASYGHPSGARDLPVRTARHDLLAQQVRLGTAAEDSRNPYQHRGVGLALDPEVLGTSLLAVGPPGSGKTGRVVRPVVESLCLQALAGQVAVVAVGAAGAGLGADEAFDVVVKIGRPDSGYDLDLYGGTTDPDEAAGILAEALIGDMAASLPGGDSRRAATALAQLLGPYRAAHGRFPSVPDLRELLDGSKAAVNALREALDEAGERAQARELEARVRQSGAPGDVGALLADRIALLDRPAFADFFDTTGDRRPFSLRALEHPLRVRIDLPERGHAEASRMLARLVLAQFTECAVGRADRSLFACLVLDDASHTITPEALRGIQRLRSAHAGAVLTLRTLDDVPESLRSALLGAVGCRMACAGVTTWDGARFAEVWGTEWVETRDVTDRQIIAEEPLTKVLHFIRKVATGKAVTTQSVTVRTVERERWSASELAHAVPPGHAVLSVTSVRGEGGPPVLVDLRG, encoded by the coding sequence ATGGACACCGAGGGCACGTTCGACCCACGCAGCACACGCCACAACCCGCCCCCACCCCCGCCCCCGCAATCCCCGCCTTCCTTTCCCGCGGGCCCGCCGCCGATGCCACCGACCGCGCCCCTGGCGGCCCCCGGCGCGCCTCCGGTCCCCGCACCCGCGGCCCGCCCGTCCTTCGTCGCCTGGCTGCGCGCTCCGCGGTCCGAGGCGGCGCCGGGGGTGTGGACGTACGAGCACAAGCCGAAGGCGCCGGAGGAGCCGGATCGGATTCCAGGGCGGCGGCTGCTCAGCGGGGCGTTGATCGCGATCCTGTGCACTTGGCTGTTGTGGTCGCTGATCACGAAGGGATACCTGGGCCCGTACTGGCTGTGGCCGCTCCGGCTGCTCAATGCGGAGGACTGGTTCAACCGCGACGGCGACAAGGACATGCTCAAGTGGATCGCCAACGGCTATGAAACCCTGTGGTTCCTGATCATCGCTACCATCTTCAGCCGCGTAGGCCACTGGCCCGAAGTCTGGCGCCGCTACGTCGCGCCCCTCTTCCGGCGGGCCTGGGATGAGCCCGCGCCTGAGGCGGCTGCCGCGGGGCGGCCGGAGGGGGATCCGGTGGAGTGGCCGCAATTGCGGGCCGCGGGGGCGCACAGTGCGGCTGATCGGCTGGCGGCGGACGCGCGGGCGGGGGCGATGAGTGACGTCGACCACGCCCGGATCGAGCGCGCCTGGCAGTCCGTGCGAGCGGGGAGCAATTCGCTCGCCTCGTTCACCGACACCGTTCTGCGCCACGGCGCCGCCTCCTACGGCCATCCGTCCGGGGCGCGGGATCTGCCCGTACGGACGGCGCGGCATGATCTTCTCGCCCAACAGGTCCGGCTCGGCACCGCGGCCGAGGATTCCCGCAATCCTTACCAGCACCGCGGCGTCGGGCTCGCCCTCGACCCCGAGGTGCTCGGCACCTCGCTGCTGGCCGTCGGGCCGCCCGGTTCGGGGAAGACGGGGCGGGTGGTGCGGCCCGTCGTGGAGTCGCTGTGTCTCCAGGCGCTCGCCGGGCAGGTCGCCGTCGTGGCGGTCGGGGCGGCGGGGGCCGGGCTCGGGGCGGATGAGGCGTTCGACGTGGTCGTGAAGATCGGCCGGCCCGACTCCGGCTACGACCTCGACCTCTACGGCGGCACCACCGACCCCGACGAGGCCGCGGGCATCCTCGCCGAGGCACTGATCGGCGACATGGCGGCCTCGCTCCCGGGCGGGGACAGCCGGCGCGCCGCCACCGCGCTGGCCCAGCTGCTCGGCCCCTACCGCGCCGCCCACGGCCGCTTCCCGTCCGTCCCCGATCTGCGGGAGCTGCTGGACGGTTCCAAGGCGGCCGTCAACGCGCTGCGCGAGGCGCTGGACGAGGCCGGGGAGCGGGCGCAGGCCCGCGAGCTGGAGGCGCGGGTCCGGCAGTCGGGCGCGCCCGGGGACGTCGGCGCGCTGCTCGCGGACCGGATCGCGCTGCTGGACCGGCCCGCGTTCGCCGACTTCTTCGACACCACAGGCGACCGCCGCCCGTTCTCCCTCCGCGCACTCGAACACCCCCTCCGGGTCCGTATCGACCTGCCCGAGCGGGGCCACGCGGAGGCGTCGCGGATGCTCGCGCGGCTGGTCCTGGCGCAGTTCACCGAGTGCGCCGTGGGCCGCGCCGACCGTTCGCTGTTCGCCTGCCTGGTCCTCGACGACGCCTCGCACACCATCACCCCCGAGGCCCTGCGCGGTATCCAGCGGCTCCGCTCCGCGCACGCGGGCGCCGTGCTCACCCTCCGCACCCTCGACGACGTCCCCGAGTCGCTGCGCAGCGCGCTGCTGGGCGCGGTCGGCTGCCGGATGGCCTGTGCGGGCGTGACGACCTGGGACGGGGCGCGGTTCGCGGAGGTGTGGGGGACGGAGTGGGTCGAGACCCGGGACGTCACCGACCGGCAGATCATCGCCGAGGAACCGCTCACCAAGGTGCTGCACTTCATCCGTAAGGTCGCCACCGGCAAGGCGGTGACCACCCAGTCGGTGACCGTACGGACGGTGGAGCGCGAGCGCTGGTCCGCCTCGGAGCTGGCCCATGCGGTTCCCCCGGGGCATGCGGTGCTGTCGGTGACCTCCGTAAGGGGCGAGGGCGGGCCGCCGGTGCTGGTGGATCTGCGCGGGTGA
- the gabT gene encoding 4-aminobutyrate--2-oxoglutarate transaminase, whose translation MTELSGGPALPQERRVVTAIPGPKSQELLARKNAAVAGGVGSVLPVFTVRAGGGVIEDVDGNSLIDFGSGIAVTSVGSSAEAVVRRASAQLADFTHTCFMVTPYEGYVEVCEELARLTPGDHAKKSALFNSGAEAVENAVKIARSHTKRQAVVVFDHGYHGRTNLTMALTAKNMPYKHGFGPFAPEVYRVPLAYPYRWLTGPENCAEEAAAQAIDMISKQIGAENVAAIIIEPILGEGGFIEPAKGFLPRIAEFAKSNGIVFVADEIQSGFCRTGQWFACEDEGIVPDLITTAKGIAGGLPLAAVTGRAEIMDAAHSGGLGGTYGGNPVACAAALGAIETMRELDLNARAKRIEEVMKGRLAAMREKYDIIGDLRGRGAMIAIELVKSGTKDPNPEATAAVAKACHSAGLLVLTCGTYGNVLRFLPPLVIGEDLLNEGLDILESAFAEL comes from the coding sequence ATGACCGAACTGTCCGGAGGCCCGGCCCTCCCCCAGGAGCGCCGCGTCGTCACCGCCATTCCCGGCCCGAAGTCGCAGGAGCTGCTCGCTCGTAAGAACGCGGCGGTCGCCGGTGGGGTGGGGAGTGTGCTGCCGGTCTTCACCGTGCGCGCGGGCGGCGGTGTGATCGAGGACGTGGACGGCAACTCGCTGATCGACTTCGGTTCCGGTATCGCCGTGACCTCCGTCGGCTCCTCCGCGGAGGCCGTCGTGCGCCGGGCGTCCGCGCAGCTGGCGGACTTCACGCACACCTGTTTCATGGTCACGCCGTACGAGGGCTATGTGGAGGTCTGCGAGGAGCTGGCCCGGCTCACGCCCGGCGACCACGCCAAGAAGTCGGCGCTGTTCAACTCGGGCGCCGAGGCGGTGGAGAACGCGGTGAAGATCGCCCGTTCGCACACCAAGCGCCAGGCGGTCGTCGTCTTCGACCACGGCTACCACGGCCGGACCAACCTCACCATGGCGCTCACCGCCAAGAACATGCCGTACAAGCACGGCTTCGGCCCCTTCGCGCCGGAGGTCTACCGCGTTCCGCTCGCCTACCCCTACCGCTGGCTGACCGGCCCGGAGAACTGCGCCGAGGAGGCCGCGGCCCAGGCCATCGACATGATCAGCAAGCAGATCGGGGCCGAGAACGTGGCCGCGATCATCATCGAGCCGATCCTCGGCGAGGGCGGCTTCATCGAGCCCGCCAAGGGCTTCCTGCCCAGGATCGCGGAGTTCGCCAAGTCCAACGGCATCGTCTTCGTCGCGGACGAGATCCAGTCCGGCTTCTGCCGCACCGGCCAGTGGTTCGCCTGTGAGGACGAGGGCATCGTCCCGGACCTGATCACCACCGCCAAGGGCATCGCGGGCGGACTGCCGCTGGCCGCCGTCACCGGTCGCGCGGAGATCATGGACGCGGCGCACTCCGGCGGTCTCGGCGGCACCTACGGCGGAAACCCGGTGGCGTGCGCTGCGGCGCTCGGCGCGATCGAGACGATGCGCGAGCTGGACCTCAACGCCAGGGCCAAGCGCATCGAGGAGGTCATGAAGGGCCGCCTCGCCGCGATGCGGGAGAAGTACGACATCATCGGCGACCTCCGCGGCCGCGGCGCCATGATCGCCATCGAGCTCGTGAAGTCCGGCACCAAGGACCCCAACCCCGAGGCCACGGCCGCCGTCGCCAAGGCCTGCCACTCGGCCGGGCTGCTCGTGCTGACCTGCGGAACCTACGGCAATGTGCTGCGTTTCCTGCCGCCGCTGGTGATCGGCGAGGACCTGCTGAACGAGGGTCTCGACATTCTCGAGAGCGCCTTCGCCGAGCTGTGA
- a CDS encoding phosphatase PAP2 family protein: protein MRETPRSQGTAGDAEPVLPQPRPGCALAHTTGASGSGSPHRSDGRPPQTPRGARHTDRHGGPGTTPPVPGPPTVHSPSAPRAPLPAVLAPLALIALLALCTWQIAAHGPLRADDERLGRAIAGSALPSPVAEFLADLGNTAVAVPVLAVALGWAAWCARRAAAPRWWLTPLAAAVAMAAVPALVVPFKALIDRPGPPGPLAGETGFFPSGHAATAAVAYGAAALLLQPLLHPRLRRPLLVAVAVLNLAVAAGLVQRGYHWPLDTVASWCLSGLLLWTVFRVSRLSHNGQSTPGPHTPRPPRAAPSDPG, encoded by the coding sequence ATGAGAGAAACACCCCGCTCGCAGGGGACTGCGGGCGATGCCGAGCCGGTGCTTCCCCAGCCCCGACCCGGCTGTGCCCTCGCGCACACCACTGGAGCCTCCGGCTCCGGATCTCCTCACCGATCGGACGGCCGCCCGCCCCAAACCCCCCGGGGCGCGCGGCACACCGATCGCCACGGCGGCCCCGGAACCACCCCCCCTGTTCCGGGGCCGCCGACTGTTCACTCCCCTTCCGCGCCACGGGCGCCACTGCCCGCGGTCCTCGCGCCCCTCGCACTGATCGCGCTGCTCGCGCTGTGCACCTGGCAGATCGCCGCCCACGGCCCCCTGCGCGCTGACGACGAACGGCTCGGCCGCGCGATCGCCGGCTCGGCGCTCCCCTCCCCCGTCGCCGAGTTCCTCGCCGACCTCGGCAATACGGCGGTGGCGGTCCCCGTCCTCGCCGTCGCCCTCGGCTGGGCGGCGTGGTGCGCCCGGCGCGCGGCAGCGCCGCGCTGGTGGCTGACGCCGCTGGCCGCCGCGGTGGCGATGGCGGCGGTTCCGGCGCTGGTGGTTCCGTTCAAGGCGCTGATCGACCGCCCCGGCCCGCCCGGGCCGCTGGCGGGGGAGACCGGATTCTTCCCCTCCGGCCATGCCGCGACGGCCGCCGTCGCCTACGGCGCGGCGGCGCTGCTGCTCCAGCCCCTGCTGCACCCGCGGCTCCGGCGGCCCCTCCTGGTGGCGGTCGCCGTGCTGAACCTCGCCGTGGCCGCCGGGCTGGTCCAGCGCGGCTACCACTGGCCGCTGGACACCGTCGCGAGCTGGTGTCTGTCCGGTCTACTGCTGTGGACGGTGTTCAGGGTCAGCCGGTTGAGCCACAACGGTCAGTCCACCCCCGGCCCCCACACGCCCCGGCCGCCCCGGGCCGCGCCGAGCGACCCGGGGTGA
- a CDS encoding NAD(P)/FAD-dependent oxidoreductase, with protein MATDAMTRSSGGEGAPTPSAWKALAGAAYRPYWLDDPGRPGPRPALVGEEKCDLLVVGGGYSGLWTALIAKERDPDREVVLVEGQEIGWAASGRNGGFCAASLTHGLGNGAARWPDELAELERLGHRNLAAIESAVERYGIDCDFERTGEIDVATEPYQVAELREAAQLAAGLGVGEQEFLDRDAVRAQVDSPTFLAGLWDRRGVAMLHPAKLAWGLARACAELGVRIYEHTPAARLASAGAAMAVRTPFGRVRARQVALATNAFPALVRRVRPYITPVYDHALMTEPLNQEQLDAIGWRGRQGLSDTANHFHYFRLTADQRILWGGYDIIYRYGGRVRAEYDHHPATYRTLAEHFFRCFPQLAGVRFSHAWGGAIDTCSRFSAFFGSAHGGRVAYALGYTGLGVGATRFGAEVMLDLLAGERTERTRLEMVRSKPLPFPPEPVRWAGIGITQWSMTRADANGGRRNLWLKAMDKVGLGFDS; from the coding sequence ATGGCCACGGACGCCATGACCCGCTCGTCCGGGGGCGAGGGTGCCCCCACCCCGTCCGCTTGGAAGGCCCTGGCCGGGGCCGCGTACCGGCCGTACTGGCTGGACGACCCCGGCCGGCCCGGCCCCCGCCCCGCCCTCGTCGGGGAGGAGAAGTGTGATCTGCTCGTCGTCGGCGGCGGCTACAGCGGACTGTGGACCGCCCTGATCGCCAAGGAGCGCGACCCCGACCGTGAGGTGGTCCTGGTCGAGGGCCAGGAGATCGGCTGGGCCGCATCGGGCCGCAACGGCGGCTTCTGCGCCGCCTCCCTCACCCACGGCCTCGGCAACGGCGCCGCCCGCTGGCCCGATGAGCTGGCCGAACTCGAGCGGCTCGGCCACCGCAACCTCGCCGCCATCGAGTCCGCCGTGGAGCGCTACGGCATCGACTGCGACTTCGAGCGCACCGGCGAGATCGATGTGGCCACCGAGCCGTACCAGGTGGCCGAGTTGCGCGAGGCCGCCCAGCTGGCGGCCGGCCTCGGCGTCGGGGAACAGGAGTTCCTCGACCGCGACGCGGTGCGCGCCCAGGTCGACTCGCCCACCTTCCTCGCCGGGCTGTGGGACCGCCGCGGCGTGGCCATGCTGCACCCCGCGAAGCTCGCCTGGGGCCTGGCGCGGGCCTGCGCCGAGCTGGGCGTACGGATCTACGAACACACCCCGGCCGCACGGCTGGCGAGCGCGGGGGCGGCGATGGCCGTCCGCACCCCCTTCGGCCGGGTGCGCGCCCGCCAGGTGGCGCTCGCCACCAACGCCTTCCCCGCGCTGGTGCGCCGCGTCCGCCCGTACATCACCCCCGTCTACGACCACGCGCTGATGACCGAGCCGCTCAACCAGGAGCAGCTCGACGCGATCGGCTGGCGAGGCAGGCAGGGACTCAGCGACACCGCCAACCACTTCCACTACTTCCGGCTCACCGCCGACCAGCGCATCCTGTGGGGCGGCTACGACATCATCTACCGCTACGGCGGTCGGGTGCGCGCCGAGTACGACCACCACCCCGCCACCTACCGCACCCTCGCCGAGCACTTCTTCCGCTGCTTCCCGCAGCTGGCGGGCGTGCGCTTCAGCCACGCCTGGGGCGGCGCCATCGACACCTGCTCGCGCTTCTCCGCGTTCTTCGGCAGCGCGCACGGGGGCAGGGTGGCCTACGCGCTCGGCTATACGGGCCTGGGCGTCGGGGCGACCCGGTTCGGCGCCGAGGTGATGCTCGATCTGCTCGCCGGTGAGCGCACCGAGCGCACCCGCCTGGAGATGGTCCGCAGCAAGCCCCTGCCCTTCCCGCCGGAGCCGGTGCGCTGGGCGGGGATCGGCATCACCCAGTGGTCCATGACCCGGGCCGACGCGAACGGCGGGCGCCGCAATCTGTGGCTGAAGGCCATGGACAAGGTGGGGCTGGGGTTCGACAGCTGA
- a CDS encoding ABC transporter permease: MTALTRWIRRNLVVIAGLGTLAYLTLPNVVVLVFSFNKPNGRFNYEWQRFSTDAWTDPCGVADLCGSLSLSLKIAVWATIGATVLGTMISFALARYRFRARPAVNSLIFLPMAMPEVVMAASLATLFLNMGVDFGFWTILIAHIMFCLSFVVTAVKARVMSMDPRLEQAAQDLYASPAQTFLRVTLPIAAPGIAAGALLSFALSFDDFIITNFNAGSTVTFPMFVWGSAQRGTPVQINVIGTAMFAVAVLCVLVGQLAGARRKRS, from the coding sequence GTGACGGCCCTGACGCGCTGGATACGGCGGAACCTGGTGGTCATCGCGGGGCTCGGCACCCTCGCGTATCTGACCCTGCCCAACGTCGTCGTCCTGGTCTTCTCCTTCAACAAGCCCAACGGCCGGTTCAACTACGAATGGCAGCGGTTCTCCACCGACGCCTGGACCGATCCGTGCGGCGTCGCCGACCTGTGCGGCTCGCTCTCGCTCAGCCTGAAGATCGCGGTATGGGCGACGATCGGCGCGACCGTCCTCGGCACGATGATCTCCTTCGCGCTGGCCCGCTACCGCTTCCGGGCCCGTCCCGCGGTCAACAGCCTGATCTTCCTGCCGATGGCGATGCCCGAGGTCGTGATGGCCGCCTCGCTGGCCACCCTCTTCCTCAACATGGGGGTGGACTTCGGCTTCTGGACGATCCTCATCGCCCACATCATGTTCTGCCTGAGCTTCGTGGTGACGGCCGTCAAGGCGCGGGTGATGTCCATGGACCCCCGGCTGGAACAGGCCGCCCAGGACCTCTACGCCTCCCCGGCGCAGACCTTCCTGCGCGTCACCCTGCCGATCGCGGCGCCCGGTATCGCCGCGGGCGCGCTGCTGTCCTTCGCGCTCTCCTTCGACGACTTCATCATCACCAACTTCAATGCCGGTTCGACCGTGACCTTCCCCATGTTCGTCTGGGGATCCGCACAGCGCGGCACGCCCGTGCAGATCAATGTGATCGGAACGGCGATGTTCGCGGTCGCGGTGTTGTGCGTTCTCGTCGGCCAACTGGCCGGCGCCCGCCGCAAGAGGAGCTGA
- a CDS encoding ABC transporter permease produces MSVTATPEAAPDDGPAPDAGPVQKPPLIKPAVRKRLVPYWLLLPGILWLLIFFAAPLIYQASTSVQTGSLEEGFKVTWHFQTYWDALTEYYPHFLRSVLYAATATVLCLLLGYPLAYLIAFRAGRWRNLVMILVIAPFFTSFLIRTLAWKTILADSGPVVGALNSLHLLDVTSYLGITEGQRVLATPLAVVCGLTYNFLPFMILPLYTSLERIDPRLHEAAGDLYARPITTFRRVTFPLSMPGVVAGTLLTFIPAAGDYINAELLGSTDQKMIGNVIQSQFLRVLDYPTAAALSFILMAAILTMVTVYIRKSGTEDLV; encoded by the coding sequence ATGAGCGTTACGGCCACTCCCGAAGCCGCGCCGGACGACGGGCCCGCGCCGGACGCCGGGCCCGTACAGAAGCCGCCCCTGATCAAACCCGCCGTGCGCAAGCGGCTGGTGCCCTACTGGCTGCTGCTCCCCGGCATCCTCTGGCTGCTGATCTTCTTCGCCGCGCCGCTGATCTACCAGGCGTCGACCTCCGTCCAGACCGGCTCCCTCGAAGAGGGCTTCAAGGTCACCTGGCACTTCCAGACCTACTGGGACGCGCTCACCGAGTACTACCCGCACTTCCTGCGCTCGGTGCTCTACGCCGCCACCGCCACCGTGCTGTGTCTGCTGCTCGGCTATCCGCTCGCGTACCTCATCGCCTTCCGGGCGGGCCGCTGGCGCAATCTGGTGATGATCCTGGTCATCGCGCCGTTCTTCACCAGCTTCCTGATCCGCACCCTCGCCTGGAAGACGATCCTGGCCGACAGCGGCCCGGTGGTGGGCGCGCTCAACTCGCTGCACCTCCTGGACGTCACCAGCTATCTGGGGATCACCGAGGGGCAACGGGTGCTGGCCACCCCGCTCGCGGTGGTCTGCGGGCTGACGTACAACTTCCTGCCCTTCATGATCCTTCCGCTCTACACCTCCCTGGAGCGCATCGACCCCCGGCTGCACGAGGCCGCCGGGGACCTCTACGCCCGCCCCATCACCACCTTCCGGAGGGTGACCTTCCCGCTGTCCATGCCGGGTGTCGTCGCGGGCACGCTGCTCACCTTCATCCCCGCCGCGGGCGACTACATCAACGCCGAACTGCTGGGCTCCACCGACCAGAAGATGATCGGCAATGTCATCCAGTCGCAGTTCCTGCGGGTGCTGGACTATCCGACGGCGGCAGCGCTGTCCTTCATCCTCATGGCGGCCATCCTCACGATGGTCACCGTCTACATCCGCAAGTCCGGGACGGAGGACCTGGTGTGA